A stretch of DNA from Scatophagus argus isolate fScaArg1 chromosome 23, fScaArg1.pri, whole genome shotgun sequence:
AATTACTATGTAAATGTAAGTCAGAATGTAAAACATAATGATTAGATGATGCACTATAACAGATGTTGAAAACAGATTATTAAACAATAACGAATAAAAATATGTATCATAAGTTATTGAAAAGATAGCTTAACGATTGAATGTTGAAAATGGTAATGTTGAGAACTTTTTCAAATaaagatcattttattttgaaggaaaattCACAGAACTTCTGGACTAGTTCTAGCTAACTGTGTGCTTAGAAGCGGTGCGCCGAACTGCTTCCGAGCTTTTAGCATTTATCcttaattaatgtttttgttggttttttctTGACATGCATATcggaaaaacaaaatgaatgaatgtttaagAACGACATGAGTAAAACCGTCCCGTACCGTCCCAGTGGTGTTTCCTTAATTACTTAACATGCACAGTCTGTCCTTGATGCGTATCCTAATCCTGCTGGAGGACCACTGTGTTTCCCCCCTCCTTCATTTGTCTCAACcgtttgttttcattgtaacGATCTTCACTGGGCAAACGGGCATGTACCGGTGAATCGGCAATCATATGCAATTTACATATAAGTAATTCCTGTATTATTAACGTTTAAAATAGGGTCCTATGCCATATATAGTCTATTCATCACTGTAATGTCACATCCGTTGTAGGCCTActggtgtgttttcagtttactGTATATGCACTAGTTTTAGTCTAGCCCGTAGTAAGTTTTTTGTTCTAGTTTATTGTATGTGTtatgactttcttttttctatttatttcttACCTACTGCATGTGTTTCGGTCTGATGGCTAGTGAAACTGCAATTTCCCTATCTAACTAGCTGACTATTTATCTCAGCAGAAGAAaactaaaatacaaataaagaacATACAAAGATGACAGCTTTAAGCCCTGCTTGTTttcagaaccagaatcagaattcctttatttatccccaaagggaaattctttttcgtacagacattgcacttgcagttttcccgaccaagaaagaaaagtgaaagacataaaaataggataaacgACAGATAAgtataaaactaaaaatacaggtatttacatgtataaaaccatatatacattgtatatataaaagtatgtgtgtcgccacagtgcagagtttaacagtttgatggcaacaggcaggaatgatttcctgtgtcgctctgtggtgcaccatgggagtaagagtctgttgctgaacgagctcctgtagctgatcagcacattgtggagaggatgagagggaaagtccagtatagtccttattttggacaacatcctcctttcagacaccactgtcagagagtctAGTTCCTCTCTCACAAtatggctggccttcttaatgactCTGTTGggtctgttagtgtccctcaccctcaggcagctgccccagcaggcaacagcatatgtgatggcactggacaccaccgactcatagaacatcctcagcatcattCTGCAGATgctgaaggacctcagccgcctccgaaaatagaggcggctctggccctttcttTGAACAGAGTCCatgttcttgcaccagtccagtagttttctgtgaaaaagttTAATAGGATTCTTATGCCTGTTTTTTGCTAATTCTAGTTACATGCATTTATGTAGCCCACTGCAAGCATAGGTTGCTGCTCGTACCATAGCtcttcaaatgtatttataacATATGTATCAACTTGAGAATTATTATATCCAGTATGTTAGCTCCACAAATAAGATGTCTTATTCTGAAGGCTCAAAATGGCTGTAACAAGCTATAACAAGGAATCAAAATGTTTCTCCCTGTGTCATACCCTGTAAATCAGTCAAGCCTATCCATCCAGCTTTCCATTAAGGCTATGCTTCAGTGCAATGCAGACTGGAAGAAAGCTTACATGCCTTTCTAATTAGTGATTGGTAGACACTGAAGATCTAACGAATGTGGAACCACGCCTAGAGCTAGATAGTGTGACGTAATGTATATATATGTCTGGGTAGATTACTACTACTGACCCTCTGAAAGATTCACCTTTAGCACTAGACACATTTGAACTGAAAGACTGCaatcagaaaaatgttctgATTACATGTTAGTCTAACTGGGATAATTTCAATAGAAGGAATTTATGATGCACACAGATCTTTCCCAGAACCTTGAAAAGCTCTCCAGAAGCCTCTTGGGTCCCTCTTAAAACTCCTGGGTGTCTTCAGAATTTTGATCTACTAACATCACTTACTGAGGCGCAGAAGCCATGAGTTAGCCTGCATGTGTAAACAAGACAAACCTTGTCATAGCCGCAACAAATATGCATCAAATCAGTCACTTGACTGTGCATGTTTTGCAAATCGGAAAATAGTGCCTTTACATATTTGTCCcatcattaaaatgatgaacCTCACTGCCTTATTTAATGACAGTAGCCCATTTCTGTTCTCTtcatttttgcctgtttttgtcAAGGCGTGGTGCAGCTTCTTTCCTCTATCCAAATATCTGATGATCTTCCGTTGAGTGACTCAACGGAAGATCATAACTGCTGATCAAGGTGAAATTAATGACCCAAAGAGCAGTCTGACattaaattattacatttttgttttttagaacTGACAGCAGTAACATGCAGCAAAGTGCTGTTGGGAGGCAAAGACTTTTAGGAAGTACAAACAGGGAAGGAGGTTGTGGTGGATGAACATGTCAAACACTGGACTTTACACAAGGAGATGTGTTTTGATTACACTTTGGTTAGCTTAAGGAAAGGATCATGGTTTCGGTTAAAATAGTACTTTTCACAATGTTAACCGAGTGTTAGAAAGGTTTTCTGGTTTAGTGGTAGCTAGTGATGAGTCATGGGTTTATATCATGGCACACTGTTCCTGAGTGCTTTGATGTTCcaagatttcatttatttagattCAGCTTTTGAACACTGAGGAAAACATAAATTTCCACATACATTTATTACTAGTGCTTGAAtttgagtgaaaaaaatatgtacactGATTAAATGAGAAGCTGTgtgatattttgcttttatgGATACAATCATAATTTGTGATTCCCTTTTTGAATCCAATTagattcatattttaaattaaaaataaacacattcacaaagatCTGTAGTTGTAGCTTTTTTTCCCAGCATTTTCTTAAAGAAGAAATGTAAGTCTACTGGTCTTTTtgagctaaacacacacatacacacatgcacagagtgAAGCTGTTATCTTTTCACTCAGAATCTATCTGTTTCAAAGTACAGTAAAGAGTGTATTATGCAGACAACAGCAAGTAATTTTAGCCATTACAtaatttatattaattatttatattaattaCAGCTGATATAACCTGCCAATTTTGGAACCAGCTAGTCTGACTCTGCCCAAAGTTCAAAAACACCCATATAACTGCTCTAAAGCTTACTAATTAACATCTTGTTTGTTAAACAGTACCAAATACCAATATTACAAGTTGTGGTTTATATGGAATTTTCTTGGTGAACAACAGTCCACAAGGTGGCTCTGTGGTTACAACTAGTTTGGCTGGTAAGTTACCACAGAAGTACCCAAAGTACCAGCGATGATAAGATTCTTTATAACAACCTAGTTCGTCTTACTCGCCGCCCACCACCACTAGAGAACTGACTCATGAACTCTTCTGGTTCATGTTTTTAGCCAGTAATGTGGCTTCTGCAGTACAACCGCCGGACACGACAGTGTTCACCTTTGGTACGAACTGTCTCTCCAAAGCCGGCATGGCTTCATCGTATGAAGTGATAGTGTCCGGAAGGGTGTAGAACAGACATTGTCCGTTGATCCATTCATGGATCATTCTATCCATTTATGCGCATGAATGAGCAGGGCCCGTTGTCTTGCCTCAGGCTAGGCGTTGCCAGTAGCATGTATGGCAAACAGGTAATTCTTGAACATTTTCCTCCATGCAACGAACGGTACAGATGGCTCTCCGCTGCAGGGCAGGAACGGTGCAGGCATGGGTAGAGACATCGTCGGCAATTGTTATGTTTGGAGGTGGCCAGGAGCAGAATAACCAGCAAGGTAGAACTACTTTTCCACAGACTACTTTATTAGCCAAACTCATGCGTACATGCATCTTTCCTTACTCTTTATTATCACCGGCCACTTACCAATATATGCAACCTAGTGGCTGACACGACAAAACTGTAAAtagtaaaacaaaagaacagtgTGTAAATATCAttaattattacattacattaatattaCGTTAAATATATAACCAAACATGACAGttaattttacagtaaaatatgtttaaagtaatataataaataataattaataacaagAAATTGCTGTAGAATTTACTTGCTGTAatttaaacacaagcaaacactaATTCAAAAAGCAGCATAATCCAGTTAAAACCACAACATGAAAGTGTTAAAATTATGTGTTTGGTCAGATGACGTTTAACAAATTCATGatacattttacagttaaaaatatttacaaatacgGTAAAAGTATGTTTTAAAGGACATTTGTGTTGTATGGGCTCCTACAGAATAGGCTTCCATGGAAAATGTCATATTGTGCCTCagtgtcattttaaatataacacTGCCgatttcaaatgtaaattttatcttcccccaaaaataataaataatgtccACACCCTCTGTTACTCCTAGAGCAGTTGGTACAGATTTTAAATGTGCCATTCCACTGTGTAAGTACTTACTGTGTCCTAGGATCTATGGATATCTGTGGctaaactcctggcaaaaaaaacaaggcaaggcatggcaaggcaaatCTAAACAAAAGTTCTTGGCATAACATGGGTTAAAAATGCAGACgcactgacaaaggtgactgggaagacaaggactaaatagacatcacaaccagacacaggtgacacacatcaggagggagaaagcaatcaggaaaaccaaagcaaagctacattaaaacagggcacacaggggaagagacactttcaaaataaaacaggacatgacaaaaacctttaacataatacatggaagcacaagacaaacatggaacatggcacatggacagaaatcaaaagacaaagcataaggTAGACAGACGTGACCAATGAGACACTgctttgaggtgacagactggcaggcactctgtgaacCCCACAGCCAGtacattgatgggctcactgagtgcatcactgcatacataaacttctgtgtgggCACCATTGTCCCAGCTAGGACTGTAAactgttaccccaacaacacGCCGTAGGTAACCAAGGACATTAAAGCCATCCTAAATGACAAGAAGAAGGCTTTCAGAGTGGGCAACAAGGAAGAGGTGCGAGCCATACAGAGAGACCTGAGATCAAGAATCAGGGAGGCCAAGGAGAAGTAAGGAAACTTCAGCAAAATGAGAGGTGTGCAGTGGCACGAGGACTATCACTGGTTACAGACCAAACAGCGGTGGAGGAGTTTAATGCAGCGTGAAACAggtgaatgagctgaatcagttttttaacagatttgaCACCGTGACCCCAGATCACGCTTCAAATGACTCATCAGCAGTATGACAACTAGCCCCCCCAATAGAGTCCGGAAAGCCTGTGCCCTCCGGCTAAATGGAGTACTTCAccatgtcttcaacctgagtctgagtttTCCCTGTGGTGTGGAAAACATCATGCCTTGTTCCTGCCCCGAAGATGCCAGCaaccccaaggactacaggcctgtggctctgatGTCACACTTCATGAAGACCATGGAAAGACTCTTTACCCCAccgcaacacacacaccttactCTTTTTCTCCGCGGGTCATTCTCCACTGTGCGCCTCGGCCACgcgcacactcactcactcacgttcacacactgagctgcctGGACTACACATTAGAGCTAGACACATCCCACAACaccggcaagcactgtgagaatcacgttctttgacttttcatgtgtttgacaccatcaggccagCTCTtttggctgagaagctgacagtgatgcaggtagatgccccactggtgtcctggattgCAGACTATCTGACTGGCAGACCACAGTACATATGCTTTACGGTACTGCATGTCAGACTACACCGGGCTTCACAGGGGAccatcctctctcccttcctcttcatgAGCTACACCACATACTTCAAGTATTacacagagacctgccatcttcagaaattttctgatgactctaCAATGGTTGGATGTATTAGTTTTGTCCCCCCCCcatatctttctgcaggtctctctccgTCCAGATCTACATGTGGATCTGCATCTGGCCttctgacaaacccaatgtctactgtcaacatctgcttgttgtttttctatgtAGTGCTAGTATAATTAACGTGAACAACaccatcaaaaaacaaataaatacaatacatagtttttcagcattctaattaaaacaacctgtcgtgtttgtcctttgtaatgtatgatgtttattgcattatgtttctctctctctctttcatcctctctgtcctgtctacctcttcttctcctcctttaatCGGCCAACTATCAATgggatggttctcccttgtgagccaggtcctgctcaaggtttcttcctgttaaaaagtttttttgccactgtctgcttgctcgggggttcaggctctgggtttaTGTAAAGCAGCTAGAGACAATTTtaattgtataaggtgctatataagtaaaattgaattgaactgaccTGTGGTTCCTTAGCCATCTGTTCCCATGATTTATCCTTCCATCCATTATCTACCACCGCTGTCACTCTGGATAGGTCTCCAGTTAATCACAAAGGTGACATATAGAGACCATTCATGTTCATATTCACATCTACAGGAAAATTAGAGTCACCGTTCAACCTAGCCTGCAtgtcttgtgtgtctgtgggaggAAGGTAGAGTAGGGGAAGGCACCCATGCAGACATTgggaaaacatacaaacacagaaaggcTCTGGTTGGTTTTGAAACTAGAGCCATCTTGCTGTGAGGCAGTACTAACCCCTGCACCACCATGGTGCTCCTACCAAAATCTACAGCCTCTGAAATGGTGGAAATCATTTTTTAtcctggttgtttttatatttatatagtgttgttttatatttatagtatttacgtatttgtaggttattgggcttataccgggaccagggaaactaatttcgttccacctcatgtttctacatgtgtgaaatgacaataaagctccttgaatccttgaatccttgaatgtgGCAAACTGACTAAAATGCTGATGATATGATGGAAAGTATCATGGAAAGTGTGTCCTTAACAAATCAGCCTACTGGGcagtataataaaataaactagAGAATGCAATTTCTGAAAGAAGTGTGGGTATGAATGCTGCTGCTATGGAGCAGCTTGCGCTAAACTGGCTTGAAAGGCCCAAGCCAGAAATAATGGTTGAAAGGTTTGGAATATTATGGAATTATTTAAATAAGTTaaacaagaggagagacagaaaaagagagacaaacagagggaagagaagggagaaagataaacagagagaggggatgactgactgacagatagacagaaacagtaagagagaaagagacagaaagagacactaagggagaaaaaagacaaagacacagagataaGAGAgtaagaagacagacagagagacagatgtagAGTGTCTGTCTATTtgtgtgtctatttgtgtgtgtgttgctgagtgATTCCCACACAGGATTAAGTAGCTCAATCACAGCTGTGTATGAAAGAAAGATATCAAAAATCTGAAtgatagtgaaaataaaatgtcctaATTCAGCTGTTTTGATATTTGAATGGTTTTAATACATTGTTTgcagcattcacacacaatgataataataataataatgataacaattGGGGTGCATAGAACTTTGTGCGTAGAAGAACATATGGTTATGAATGCTTGCAGCATTCACACCCAATAAATCATAACTTGCCACTGACTGCAGGTCAAAATATCCAATACaatgacataaataaatcattttggtTGAGTCCAGCAGTGAGAAATGGTCTTAATGCCCACTGATActttctgtttgactttgactCTATCTAGTGGtaacataaatatatttgtgaTACATGCAGCTAGAGCACCATTCCCCCTTGTCATTGGTTGTACAGTATACAATGTAAAGATAGATCACGCTGGCTGCAAAATATATAATGCTATGCTACATGTAAACTCCTCCATTTTTATGTTGAGTCCTCCATGCATCCAACTCTGAGAGGACTGGGTCAAAAATTATACACAGACTGCTGCATTTTTAGACACACCTGCCCAACACCACTACTTCCAAAGGCTCATTTGGTGACAACAGTGGCTGATGCATAGTGTTCTACTTGATGTCTCCAACAGCGTTGGCGGCCATCACTTCTGCTCGATGTGAATCGACTTTCATCAGAGAACAGCACTGAGGCCCACTGCTTCCTTGTCCAGTGCAAATGTTCCCTGACCCATGCAAGACGATGATGCCTGTGCCTGGTGGTGTGGTCAGGTACCCTTGCAGGTTATCTAGCACACAGACCATGCTGATGTAAGCAGTTTCAATTGGTCTGACGTGACACTCGGGTGCCTCTCACCTCCCTTAAATGTGCCTGGATTTGAGTGGTATTCATAATCCAGTTCCTCAGGGCACTGTTCATAATGAAGCGGTCATCAGCATTGGATGTGGCCAAAGGACATCCACTTCTATACCTGTCTGTGACTCTTCCAGTCTCTCTATGTCTCTGTTGCAACCTGGTGATGACACTGTGACACTCTAAGCTCAGTGGCAACTTCCCTCTGAGAACATCCTGTTAGAATTCCCGCAATGGCCAGATCAATTGTTAGGTGTTGTCTTGGTCTCATGATGTCAGAATGTGAACAGCATGATGAAGACGACTGTTTAAATACATATTGTCATTGAGTGGTCGATTCATGGATCAGTTGGACATGTGTATTTAAAAGTTTTGAGAAGGTCAAATTAAGCTTGCCTGTAAAGGTTATAGTGCATTTTAGGTGCATTTTGAAATTTCACCTGAAAGTGGAATATCCCTAACTTTTTGGGAGTAGTGTATGTGTAAACATCCTGTAGTTTGAAATATATGTTAGAATAGAATATGGACAGTGTAACATTCTAAGCTGAGGTTGAAAGAAAGTTTCAAAAACATAGTACATTCTAATGTCTTATGAAAGTATTTGAccttttctgcatgtgtgtctgcttcttTGAGGActcctccttcctgtttctgctgctgtggctgcccTTCTGCAGCCTGTAGGTTTTTCTAGCCTCGGTTCTCTCCTTCTCCAGGACCTCAGTGTCATCCAGAATCTCCAGGCCTGGGATCTGACTGATGACGTACTGTCTGGGAAGACAAAGGCCATGGGAAAACATGGCGTTAGCAAGACACAGTATAATTAATTTGGTTAAAAATCTGAGAGGAAGGCAATCTATATACTTGCTACATAAGTCTAGAATTTGCAATGTCACTGGTAAAGAGAATGTGGGCTGATGGATCTGTAAACCTTCTCAATGTACACATAAAACCATGTCCATTagttacatacattttaaaattatgagTGTCACAAGGTTCGAGAGTCAAGTCGAGATTCCCCTAAAAGACCACTAACCACTCGTCTTGTGAACAGCATGTTGAATTTTAAATTCAGCTGAAATCAAAATGCATGAAAGGTACTCATTGTGCAATAAAATGTGCCCTGCCAGTGTTTTACTATTCTATATGATGTTTTTGATTAATATTACTATTGTATCACAGTGCATAGAaaattttactgctgtagatgtAAAACGTTGAGCTATTTTcactactttatatactgttggTCATCTATAGCAATACATCATATTCTATAACAGTGGTTCTCAACCTTTTATCCTTGGAGAacactgtgtgaaaatgcattttctaGCTAATTGAAGAGgattttaaatagtttattcAGCTTaagaagtagtagtagtagtattttcTCAACATACAAAGGAatgattcatccatccatccattttctataccgcttatccgtcagggtcgcgggggagctggagcctatcccagctgactacgggcgagaggcggggttcaccctggactggtcgccagtcaatcacagggccaacacacaaagacagacaaccacacactctcacactcacacctaggggcaattttagagtagccaatcaacctaatgtgcatgtttttggtattgtgggaggaagccggagaacccggagaaaacccacgcaggcacagggagaacatgcaaactccacatagaagggcccagaccgggattcgaacctggaaccctcttgctatgaggcgacagtgctaaccactgcaccaccgtgccgcccccaaGGAATGATTCATCCTTcaggaaaattaaaaagtacCAAATATGGACATACATGCTTTTCCTTGAACAGGAAGGATATGGAATAGTGTAACCTGAAAAGAAACtaataactaaagctgtcagacaaactgccaggggagaaaaagaagactgCAATAATTCTCTCTGAGGCATAgtgaagtagaagtataaaCTGCACAAAAAGGAAATACAAGCAACAgtaagtaaagtacaagtaacTCAAAGTAACTCAGATTTGCTTGTTAGCAGTAGCATTCACAAGTCCCCCAACATACAACCCCAATTTTTGAACCAACAAAATCTGTATAATATGAGTAAATAGgttttttagtcatttatttgtttattttactgattGAATTTTCTACAATTTCCAAATGCAAAGGTTAAAAGGCTGAATAGGTCTAAATAAAGTCCTTGCAGGTTGCTGAATACCCCAATGTATGTGTttatccgtccatccatccattttctataacacttatccatcagggccatgggggggctggagcctatcccagctgactacaggcgagagggAGGGTTCACCCtggccagttaacctaatgtgcactTTTGGGAtgaagccggagtacctggacaaaacccacgcaggcactgcaccactgtgctgcctgtATGTGTTTATGAGAGCAGTTATTGCaaagaaacatccatccatccattttctataccgcttattcatcagggtcgcgggggagctggagcctatcccagctgactacaggcgagaggcggggtacaccctggactggtcgccagtggtcgcagggccaacatacaaagacagacaaccacacactctcacactcacacctaggggaaatgtagagtagccaattaacctgatgtgcatgtttttggtattgtgggaggaagccagagtgcccggagaaaacccacgcaggcacagggagaacatgcaaactccacatagaagggcccagaccgggattcgaacctagaaccctcttgctatgaggcgacagtgctaaccactgcaccaccgtgccgcctgcAAAGAaacattattacatattattttcaataaacaaagaaTGTGTAAAAATTCTGTGTGATTCCTGATTTTGGTTCTATAATTGGTGACTGTGACTATGTGGGAAAAAATAAGAGTGAAAAGGATCTCGATTCTCACCTGTAGTCTTTGTACTGGGTCAAACTTCCTCCATTGAAATAGCTGGGTGCTGCCTCATTGTTCATCATGCTGAGAATCCTATATTTGAAAggaacacaaaaaataaaacaggaaggaaTGAAAGTGGTTATTTGGACTAACTGCAGTCCcctgcagaaatgaaaaacagtcccCACAGGCTCACTTTATGTTTGGGAATTTTCGTCGTATTTCTtccacaaacacaggcagattGTTGATCTTGTTCTTGTTTATGCACACTGTGGTGACACTTGGCATGTAGGGGAACTTGATGTGAGACGTGTAGTTGTTGCAGTCCAGGATCAGAGTACTGAGCTTCTCCAGCTGACCTAGCAGAGCCGGGTTCCAGTAAGGGCTGAATAAAGGAGAACACACTGAACTTGAACTACTCATGGCTGTCAGCCACTGAGGACATGCACATCAGTGCCACTGATTATCAACAACTGGGTGTTATAGCCTGTTGTTATGAGAGCTGTATCCTGTAATTGTCCTGTACTGTAACCAGTACCCTCAAAAGATCGCTAATGTTTTCAAGAAATAATGGATTATAAAATCTTTTATCTATCCATTTGGTCCCTGGTTTGTTATTCTTACAAAGCTCAACAGCTGAGACACTGTACATATCTATAGTCCCCGGCATGACCAAAGGTCATCTGTTGGCCTTTAGAAACATTCATACAGTCTCATCCCAGGTGGTTAAATATGACTCATTTCTTGTGACTAGAAGCAAACCCTGGTTATGGGAAGCCAAGCAACTGAAAAATGTGGAATTTTCAACACATTAACAATATGTTGCCAACTTGCACGTTACATGTTGTCAACACACTGATTGCAAATTTTCTGTGCATTGTGAACATGTTGAAGATCACATGTTTTTGACTTTCCATACCCAGTCTAATGGGTgaaagtgatgtgtgtgtgtatgagccaATACTCAAACTTGACCTCCAACTCCTCTTGCTTTGGAAACTAAATTATGTTGTGCAGTGCATCAGTTGATTCAGCAtcttggtccagactgaaatatgttgAATGTAGCTGAATTCTAAATTAATGAATCCTAAACACTTTACAAATTCCCGGGCTTTTCATCATTTGGAAAGGATTGCCGTTATTTGGTACAGGCAttcatacactatatatacaaaagtatctAGACACCCCTattcatggggctgttttttagggtttgggctcggcccctgacttccaatgaagggaaagcttaatgcttcagcataccaaggcattttggacaaaacagtttggggaaggcccttttctattccagcatgactgtgtcccagtgcaaaaagcaaagctccataaagacatggtttggtgtggaagaacttgccTGGCttacacagagccctgacctcaaccccatccaacacctttgggatgaactggaacagagaacCTGgaactgtgagccaggcctttaggttcaacatcagtgtctgacctcatgaatgctctactgtatgaatgggcaaacattcccacagaaacactgaaacatgttgtggaaagccttcccagaagagcggaaggtgttatagttgcaaagctgtctgtgcattta
This window harbors:
- the LOC124055062 gene encoding leucine-rich repeat-containing protein 72, with the translated sequence MDHHPSSQHSQRSHNSSFQWLSFAYQDLTEIPYKSILTQTDTLEVLDLSYNLLDDPYWNPALLGQLEKLSTLILDCNNYTSHIKFPYMPSVTTVCINKNKINNLPVFVEEIRRKFPNIKILSMMNNEAAPSYFNGGSLTQYKDYRQYVISQIPGLEILDDTEVLEKERTEARKTYRLQKGSHSSRNRKEESSKKQTHMQKRSNTFIRH